Proteins found in one Candidatus Methylomirabilota bacterium genomic segment:
- the mce gene encoding methylmalonyl-CoA epimerase, giving the protein MVRKIHHVGIVVDSIARAYGFWRDTLGLPLLREAAIADQGVRAALLAAGDSEIELLEPMRADTGVARFLAKRGEGLHHLCFETPDVADALGSLKRRGVPLLDEAPRNGLAGRIGFLHPSACQGVLVELATPVDHGPTPESPVRLKRLVIGCEDPQAAARTYQSLFDLPEVEINGGPRGMLGWTGGGTLLMVSVAEVGGMQGMVALSMVAPDLAALASRLEAANAQMLVGAAELTVEPKTSHGVHLHISRYHFP; this is encoded by the coding sequence ATGGTGCGGAAGATCCATCACGTCGGCATCGTGGTCGACTCGATCGCGCGTGCCTACGGATTCTGGCGCGACACGCTCGGCCTGCCGCTGCTGCGCGAGGCGGCGATCGCCGATCAGGGCGTGCGGGCGGCGCTGCTCGCCGCGGGCGATAGCGAGATCGAGCTGCTGGAGCCGATGCGCGCCGACACCGGCGTCGCGCGGTTCCTCGCCAAGCGGGGCGAAGGTCTTCACCATCTCTGCTTCGAGACCCCAGACGTCGCCGACGCGCTCGGCTCGCTCAAGCGACGTGGCGTGCCCCTCCTCGACGAGGCGCCGCGGAACGGACTCGCCGGCCGCATCGGCTTCCTCCATCCGTCCGCGTGTCAGGGGGTGCTCGTGGAGCTGGCCACGCCCGTCGATCACGGCCCCACGCCGGAGTCGCCCGTGCGGCTCAAGCGCCTGGTCATCGGCTGCGAGGATCCGCAGGCGGCCGCACGCACCTACCAGTCGCTGTTCGATCTTCCCGAGGTCGAGATCAATGGGGGGCCGCGCGGCATGCTGGGCTGGACCGGCGGCGGGACGCTCCTCATGGTGTCGGTCGCCGAGGTCGGTGGCATGCAGGGCATGGTCGCGCTCTCCATGGTCGCGCCGGACCTCGCCGCGCTCGCGAGCCGGCTCGAGGCGGCGAACGCCCAGATGCTGGTGGGAGCCGCGGAGCTCACCGTGGAGCCGAAGACCTCCCACGGCGTCCACCTCCACATCAGTCGCTACCACTTCCCCTGA
- a CDS encoding MFS transporter: MAFPTVLAAVQSEWGLSNQAAGSISSASQAGTALSLVVLSAVADYWGARAVFLASSVVAAAVALLLPVLAHGHLSAFILFFVMAVAVAGSYTPGVMLIAARFEPARRGGAVGWFLASSSVGYVFALAMGGWVVAHAGWRAALWTLALGPILCLALSLALFARGRAAPAVAPPRFSLETGLGKNRPAQYMVAGYVFHSWELLGMWAWTPAFMAAVLVAHGAPAERSAGLGAGLSALFHVMGIVAGSTGGWLSDRWGRTAVIALMMAVSTACSFSFGWMLDAPLLLIAAVGCVYGFSALGDSPVYSTGLTEAVAPARLGSALAIRSLLGFGAGAISPWVFGALLDHFGGHSAPPAWGWAFSMLGLGGLAGLVTVLWLRRLPEARQLAGGRR; this comes from the coding sequence ATGGCCTTTCCCACCGTGCTCGCCGCCGTCCAGTCGGAGTGGGGCCTGAGCAATCAGGCCGCCGGCTCCATCAGCTCCGCCTCGCAGGCGGGCACCGCGCTGTCCCTCGTCGTGCTCTCCGCCGTGGCCGACTACTGGGGAGCGCGCGCCGTCTTCCTCGCGTCCTCCGTCGTCGCGGCGGCGGTCGCCCTGCTCTTGCCCGTGCTCGCGCACGGGCACCTCTCGGCCTTCATCTTGTTCTTCGTCATGGCGGTGGCGGTGGCAGGGAGCTACACGCCGGGCGTGATGCTGATCGCCGCGCGGTTCGAGCCGGCGCGGCGCGGCGGCGCGGTGGGCTGGTTCCTCGCCTCCTCCTCGGTGGGGTACGTGTTCGCGCTCGCGATGGGCGGCTGGGTGGTCGCGCACGCGGGCTGGCGGGCGGCCCTCTGGACGCTCGCGCTGGGCCCCATCCTCTGCCTCGCGCTGTCGCTCGCGCTCTTCGCCCGGGGCCGCGCTGCCCCCGCCGTCGCGCCGCCGCGATTCAGCCTCGAGACCGGGCTCGGCAAGAACCGCCCGGCGCAATACATGGTGGCCGGCTACGTCTTCCACTCGTGGGAGCTGCTGGGGATGTGGGCGTGGACACCGGCCTTCATGGCGGCGGTGCTCGTCGCGCACGGTGCGCCCGCAGAGCGGTCGGCCGGCCTGGGCGCGGGGCTGTCCGCTCTGTTCCACGTCATGGGCATCGTCGCCGGCAGCACCGGCGGCTGGCTCTCCGACCGCTGGGGGCGCACCGCGGTGATCGCGCTGATGATGGCGGTGAGCACCGCCTGCTCCTTCAGCTTCGGTTGGATGCTGGATGCCCCTCTGCTGCTGATCGCGGCAGTGGGCTGCGTGTACGGCTTCTCCGCGCTGGGCGACTCGCCCGTCTACTCGACGGGGCTCACCGAGGCGGTGGCCCCGGCGCGGCTCGGCTCGGCGCTCGCCATCCGCTCGCTGCTGGGCTTCGGCGCGGGCGCGATCTCGCCCTGGGTGTTCGGCGCGCTGCTCGATCACTTCGGCGGCCACTCGGCGCCGCCCGCCTGGGGCTGGGCGTTCTCCATGCTCGGCCTCGGCGGCCTGGCCGGCCTCGTCACCGTGCTGTGGCTGCGGCGTCTCCCCGAAGCGCGTCAGCTCGCGGGCGGGCGGCGTTAG
- a CDS encoding luciferase family protein, which yields MRIRGTGAGRKTRRSLSRGGSGAAGELNTQLGTWPRVRITPMFGRWGYFVGAELFACFPLREKDTDLWIRLSPEDQRRALLVPGITPHRRFAGRGWVECEVVTSRDVGKAIRWLRRSYDTVKQQVERAERRTQ from the coding sequence ATGCGGATCCGCGGCACCGGCGCTGGGCGCAAGACGCGGCGGAGTCTCTCCCGGGGCGGCAGCGGCGCCGCCGGCGAGCTCAACACGCAGCTCGGCACCTGGCCGCGGGTGCGCATCACACCGATGTTCGGCCGCTGGGGCTACTTCGTGGGCGCGGAGCTGTTCGCCTGCTTTCCCCTCCGGGAGAAGGACACCGATCTCTGGATCCGTCTGAGCCCGGAAGATCAGCGGCGGGCGCTGCTCGTGCCCGGCATCACGCCGCATCGCCGCTTCGCTGGCCGCGGGTGGGTGGAGTGCGAGGTGGTGACCTCGCGCGACGTGGGGAAGGCGATCCGCTGGCTGCGGCGCAGCTACGACACCGTCAAGCAGCAGGTGGAGCGGGCGGAGCGGCGGACGCAGTAG
- a CDS encoding MFS transporter — MQERRSHLFPFYSPDTRRLAALFAIVYFAQGMWYLPNQTLIIVFKDRGLSPSAVANFFLITTIPWMIKPVYGLVSDLVPIFGRRRKSYFVLTTVVSAAGGAWLAIFSEHKFWGLAIFFTAMGLGLAFSDVLTDALMVEEGRPHGLTGAFQAVQWASITASSILVGALGGYLAEGRELRLAFAIAACFPVVSLIMVFGFIREPRRPFDRAAFAETAAAIRAALSHRDVWTVAGFIFFFMFSPSFGPAFLYYQTDELGFNQQFIGYLSALNSAASVLGAIAYAPLARRVPLRSLLNWSIGVGVAGTLSYLAYQGRTSAVLIDTFFGGVGMIMQLAFLDLAAKACPRRVEATFFALLMSVYNAGQQLSQNVGARLYETVGFTPLVLISTAMTAAAWLLVPLLDVDRIEAQAHLDARATASAAPPAPPAA, encoded by the coding sequence ATGCAGGAGCGGCGCAGCCATCTGTTCCCCTTCTACTCGCCGGACACCCGGCGGCTCGCCGCGCTCTTCGCGATCGTCTACTTCGCGCAGGGCATGTGGTACCTGCCCAACCAGACCCTCATCATCGTGTTCAAGGACCGAGGCCTGAGCCCGAGCGCCGTCGCGAACTTCTTCCTCATCACCACGATTCCCTGGATGATCAAGCCGGTCTACGGCCTCGTCTCGGACTTGGTGCCGATCTTCGGCCGGCGCCGGAAGAGCTACTTCGTGCTGACCACCGTCGTGTCCGCCGCGGGCGGCGCCTGGCTGGCCATCTTCTCCGAGCACAAGTTCTGGGGACTGGCGATCTTCTTCACCGCAATGGGCTTGGGCCTCGCCTTCTCCGACGTGCTCACCGACGCCCTCATGGTCGAGGAGGGGCGGCCGCACGGGCTGACCGGCGCCTTCCAGGCCGTGCAGTGGGCCTCCATCACCGCCTCGTCCATCCTGGTGGGCGCGCTGGGCGGCTATCTCGCGGAAGGCCGCGAGCTGCGGCTCGCCTTCGCGATCGCCGCGTGCTTCCCCGTGGTCTCCCTCATCATGGTGTTCGGCTTCATCCGCGAGCCGCGCCGCCCCTTCGACCGCGCGGCGTTCGCGGAGACCGCCGCCGCCATCCGCGCCGCCCTCTCGCACCGGGACGTCTGGACGGTGGCGGGGTTCATCTTCTTCTTCATGTTCAGTCCATCGTTCGGCCCAGCGTTCCTCTACTACCAGACGGACGAGCTGGGGTTCAACCAGCAGTTCATCGGCTACCTCAGCGCGCTGAACTCCGCGGCGTCGGTGCTGGGCGCGATCGCCTACGCGCCCCTGGCCCGGCGCGTACCTCTCCGCTCCCTGCTCAACTGGTCCATCGGCGTGGGCGTGGCGGGCACCCTCTCCTACCTCGCCTATCAGGGCCGCACCTCCGCGGTCCTCATCGACACGTTCTTCGGCGGCGTGGGCATGATCATGCAGCTCGCCTTCCTCGACCTTGCCGCCAAGGCATGCCCGCGCCGCGTCGAAGCGACGTTCTTCGCGCTGCTGATGTCGGTGTACAACGCGGGCCAGCAGCTCTCCCAGAACGTGGGGGCGCGGCTCTACGAGACGGTCGGGTTCACCCCGCTCGTGCTGATCTCCACCGCCATGACGGCGGCGGCGTGGCTGCTCGTCCCGCTGCTCGATGTCGATCGGATCGAGGCGCAGGCGCACCTTGACGCGCGCGCTACTGCGTCCGCCGCTCCGCCCGCTCCACCTGCTGCTTGA
- a CDS encoding 2OG-Fe(II) oxygenase encodes MASPDTAPAAPPSLPPVALEIERAVRALDEARLQREYWEQDEFLFLPQFLPSAVVERLLEDVERLEPGLNRNYIPRHKKGGSVSHFAIAEGGPNLLAFYQSEAFRAFLSRLVRADLKVCPDEDPHACALYFYTEAGDHMGHHYDTSYYKGARYTVLVGLVQNSTSRLRCRLHTRQPGRTPRDLEVATTPGAMVIFNGDKVYHGVSAASAGDRRVVLTLEYVTSQEMGRFKRAFSNLKDAFAYFGIKSLFQGARRRHRA; translated from the coding sequence ATGGCCTCCCCGGACACCGCCCCCGCCGCGCCCCCGTCGCTGCCGCCGGTCGCCCTCGAGATCGAGCGTGCGGTGCGCGCCCTCGACGAGGCGCGCCTGCAGCGCGAGTACTGGGAGCAGGACGAGTTTCTCTTCCTTCCCCAGTTCCTGCCCTCCGCGGTGGTGGAGCGGCTGCTGGAGGACGTGGAGCGGCTCGAGCCCGGTCTCAACCGGAACTACATCCCCCGTCACAAGAAGGGGGGCAGCGTCAGCCACTTCGCCATCGCGGAGGGTGGGCCGAATCTCCTCGCCTTCTACCAGTCTGAGGCCTTCCGCGCGTTCCTGAGCCGGCTCGTGCGGGCCGATCTCAAGGTCTGCCCGGACGAGGACCCGCACGCCTGCGCGCTGTACTTCTACACCGAAGCGGGCGATCACATGGGCCACCACTACGACACGTCCTACTACAAGGGCGCGCGCTACACCGTGCTCGTGGGGCTCGTCCAGAACTCCACGAGCCGCCTCCGGTGCCGGCTGCACACGCGGCAGCCCGGACGCACCCCGCGCGATCTCGAGGTGGCGACCACGCCGGGCGCCATGGTGATCTTCAACGGCGACAAGGTGTATCACGGCGTGAGCGCCGCCTCTGCGGGCGACCGCCGGGTCGTTTTGACCCTCGAGTACGTGACGAGCCAGGAGATGGGCCGCTTCAAGCGCGCCTTCTCGAACCTCAAGGACGCCTTCGCCTACTTCGGCATCAAGAGCCTCTTCCAGGGCGCGCGGCGCCGCCACCGAGCCTGA
- a CDS encoding MMPL family transporter → MIAISRTGRLLRRLVRVSCRRPWVTVGLSLILAAVSVALTVHGLTFKTSGRDVLPQNAGYVQRYVEYAKDFGELEDIVVVVEARSFEAAKAYASRLVGELRASPVKFPRASYRIDPKRFEGRQLLYLSTDTLREIQDKIFDHQEFMEHFAAEPSLAQLLEGVNTQFAQAFVNNVFDLGLEDKNPADTRFLQMLLEQIDQRLDRPTAYRSPWGTLFTFGKDAEADAGYFLSDDKSLLFVLVETPKGDKGSFMGDRAAIQAVRDAVERLREDFPNVQAGVTGAPVLSNDEMTAAFEDSQVATVLSFVLTLGLIWLCFLRVTKPTLMLVVLAVSIAWSMGVVTLFVGHLTIFSVMFISIVVGVGIDYGIYFLFRYEEEIFLGRNLREALEHTAGRAGPAILLGALTAAATFYVLMLTDFRGIQELGFIAGSAIMLSWLSMMTFFPAVLVIMDRHHAERPRNQKPRAHQLERLRVPLLDRMAQYPGTVLAAGAVVTVASALTLPWVGFDYNLLNLQAKGTESVAWEKRILATTGRSGFNGLASAASLEELRTKQQAFERLPSVSEVDSVLRLIPDNQDEKVKIIRSFAPLVSPVRINRSSPVDLDRLTQTVRDLKRRFDFAAVETGDKLPEDIRHLRELSGRLLARLAVADRDMIEPALTHLQAQLYRDFVDKFYSLQRNLRPQPITLADVPDEMRRKFIGASGKFLIQIHPKVDIWEREGADQFVRELRTVDRDVTGSPIITYEAIRLMERAYLQGTLYAFVLVGALTYAMLRRVRESLISLLPLALGLLWTVGLMWLFDLKFNLANVWGLPLIIGTSAEFGLNVVMNYMEGREHGGPLVARSTVMAVILNGLTTIVGFGSLMVSRHQGIYGLGLLLTVGATCALIASLVVLPVVLRLLPRPVAEPAEMVSRSTAA, encoded by the coding sequence ATGATCGCGATTTCCCGGACCGGCCGCTTGCTTCGCCGCCTCGTGCGGGTGTCCTGCCGACGCCCGTGGGTGACGGTCGGGCTCTCCCTGATCCTCGCGGCGGTGAGCGTCGCCCTCACCGTGCATGGACTCACCTTCAAGACGTCCGGCCGCGACGTGCTCCCGCAGAACGCGGGCTACGTGCAGCGCTACGTCGAGTACGCCAAGGACTTCGGCGAGCTCGAGGACATCGTGGTGGTGGTCGAAGCCCGCAGCTTCGAGGCGGCCAAGGCGTACGCGAGCCGCCTCGTCGGCGAGCTCCGCGCGTCACCGGTGAAGTTCCCGCGCGCCTCCTACCGCATCGATCCCAAGCGCTTCGAGGGCCGCCAGCTCCTGTATCTCTCCACGGACACGCTCCGCGAGATCCAGGACAAGATCTTCGACCACCAGGAGTTTATGGAGCACTTCGCGGCGGAGCCGAGCCTCGCTCAGCTGCTCGAGGGCGTGAATACCCAGTTCGCCCAGGCGTTCGTGAACAACGTCTTCGACCTGGGCCTCGAGGACAAGAACCCGGCGGACACCCGCTTCCTCCAGATGCTCCTGGAGCAGATCGACCAGCGCCTCGACCGGCCGACGGCCTATCGCTCGCCGTGGGGCACCCTCTTCACCTTCGGCAAGGACGCCGAGGCCGACGCCGGCTACTTCCTCTCCGACGACAAGAGCCTTCTCTTCGTGCTGGTGGAGACGCCCAAGGGCGACAAGGGCAGCTTCATGGGCGACCGGGCGGCCATCCAGGCGGTGCGGGACGCGGTGGAGCGGCTCCGGGAGGACTTCCCCAACGTGCAGGCCGGCGTGACCGGTGCCCCCGTGCTCTCCAACGACGAGATGACGGCGGCGTTCGAGGACAGCCAGGTCGCCACCGTGCTCTCGTTCGTCCTGACCCTCGGACTCATCTGGCTCTGCTTCCTCCGGGTCACGAAGCCCACCCTCATGTTGGTGGTCCTCGCGGTCAGCATCGCGTGGTCGATGGGGGTGGTGACGCTCTTCGTGGGCCACCTCACGATCTTCTCGGTGATGTTCATTTCGATCGTGGTGGGCGTGGGCATCGACTACGGGATCTATTTCCTCTTCCGTTACGAGGAGGAGATCTTCCTGGGCCGCAACCTGCGCGAGGCCCTCGAGCACACCGCGGGACGGGCAGGCCCGGCCATCCTGCTCGGCGCCCTCACCGCGGCGGCCACGTTCTACGTCCTGATGCTCACCGACTTCCGGGGCATCCAGGAGCTGGGCTTCATCGCGGGCTCCGCGATCATGCTGTCCTGGCTCAGCATGATGACGTTCTTCCCCGCGGTGCTGGTGATCATGGACCGCCACCACGCCGAGCGCCCACGGAACCAGAAGCCGCGCGCGCATCAGCTCGAGCGCCTGCGGGTGCCGCTCCTCGACCGCATGGCGCAGTACCCCGGCACCGTGCTCGCCGCCGGCGCCGTGGTCACGGTGGCGAGCGCGCTCACGCTGCCGTGGGTCGGCTTCGACTACAACCTTCTGAACCTCCAGGCCAAGGGCACGGAGTCGGTGGCGTGGGAGAAGCGCATCCTCGCCACCACCGGGCGCTCGGGCTTCAACGGGCTCGCCTCCGCCGCCTCGCTGGAGGAGCTGCGCACCAAGCAGCAGGCCTTCGAGCGGCTGCCGTCGGTGTCCGAGGTGGATTCGGTGCTCCGTCTCATTCCCGACAACCAGGACGAGAAGGTCAAGATCATCCGGAGCTTCGCGCCCCTCGTCTCGCCGGTGCGGATCAACCGCTCGAGCCCGGTGGATCTCGACCGCCTCACCCAGACCGTGCGCGACCTCAAGCGCCGCTTCGACTTCGCCGCCGTCGAGACCGGGGACAAGCTGCCCGAGGACATCCGTCACCTCCGCGAGCTGAGCGGCCGGCTCCTCGCCCGCCTCGCCGTCGCCGATCGCGACATGATCGAGCCGGCGCTGACGCACCTCCAGGCCCAGCTCTACCGGGACTTCGTGGACAAGTTCTACAGCCTCCAGCGCAACCTGCGCCCGCAGCCCATTACCCTCGCCGACGTGCCCGACGAGATGCGGCGGAAGTTCATCGGGGCGAGCGGCAAGTTCCTCATCCAGATCCACCCGAAGGTGGACATCTGGGAGCGCGAGGGCGCCGATCAGTTCGTGCGCGAGCTCCGCACGGTGGACCGCGACGTGACGGGGTCGCCCATCATCACCTACGAGGCGATCCGGCTCATGGAGCGCGCGTACCTGCAGGGCACGCTCTACGCGTTCGTGCTGGTGGGAGCTCTCACCTACGCGATGCTGCGCCGCGTGCGCGAAAGCCTGATCTCGCTCCTGCCCCTGGCGCTGGGGCTCCTGTGGACGGTCGGCCTCATGTGGCTCTTCGACCTCAAGTTCAATCTCGCCAACGTGTGGGGCTTGCCCCTCATCATCGGCACCTCGGCGGAGTTCGGCCTCAACGTGGTGATGAACTACATGGAGGGCCGCGAGCACGGCGGCCCGCTCGTCGCGCGCAGCACGGTGATGGCGGTGATCCTGAACGGCCTCACCACCATCGTCGGCTTCGGCAGCCTGATGGTCTCGCGCCACCAGGGCATCTACGGGCTGGGGCTACTCCTCACCGTGGGCGCGACCTGCGCCCTCATCGCGTCGCTGGTGGTGCTCCCGGTGGTGCTGCGGCTGCTGCCGCGCCCGGTCGCCGAGCCCGCCGAGATGGTCTCCCGCTCGACTGCCGCCTAG
- a CDS encoding inositol-3-phosphate synthase — translation MAPVRVAIVGVGNCASALVQGVHFYRSASDDGFIPGLMRPRVGPYHVGDIEFSAAFDIDARKVGVDLSEAIAREPNNTVRFAEVPRLDVPVHRGMTHDGLGHYLSQVITKAPGSTADIAGILRETRTDVVVNFLPVGSEMATKWYVEQVLDAGCGFVNCIPVFIAREEYWRRRFEERGLPIVGDDVKSQVGATIVHRMLTRLFMDRGVRLDRTSQLNVGGNTDFYNMLERSRLESKKISKTDAVRSQLAHEMPDDSIHIGPSDYVPWLADRKWAHIRLEGRGFGEQPINLELKLEVWDSPNSAGVVIDAIRCCKIAMDRGLKGALLAPSAYLMKSPPEQWSDDEARTRLERFIAAAE, via the coding sequence TTGGCCCCGGTTCGCGTCGCGATTGTCGGTGTCGGCAACTGCGCGTCCGCCCTCGTGCAGGGCGTCCACTTCTACCGCTCCGCTTCGGACGACGGCTTCATCCCGGGCTTGATGCGGCCCCGGGTAGGCCCCTACCACGTCGGGGACATCGAGTTCTCGGCCGCCTTCGACATCGACGCCCGCAAGGTGGGCGTCGATCTGTCGGAGGCCATCGCCCGGGAGCCCAATAACACCGTTCGCTTCGCCGAGGTACCCCGCCTCGACGTGCCGGTGCACCGGGGGATGACGCACGACGGTCTCGGGCACTATCTTTCCCAGGTCATCACGAAGGCCCCCGGCTCCACCGCCGACATCGCCGGCATCCTGCGGGAGACGCGCACCGACGTGGTGGTCAACTTCCTGCCCGTCGGCAGCGAGATGGCGACGAAGTGGTACGTGGAGCAGGTGCTGGACGCCGGGTGTGGCTTCGTCAACTGCATCCCCGTCTTCATCGCGCGCGAGGAATACTGGCGCCGGCGCTTCGAGGAGCGCGGACTGCCCATCGTGGGCGACGACGTGAAGTCGCAGGTGGGCGCGACCATCGTGCACCGCATGCTCACGCGCCTCTTCATGGACCGGGGAGTCCGGCTCGACCGGACCAGCCAGCTCAACGTGGGCGGGAACACCGACTTCTACAACATGCTCGAGCGCTCCCGGCTCGAATCCAAGAAGATCTCCAAGACGGACGCGGTGCGGTCGCAGCTCGCCCACGAGATGCCCGACGACTCGATCCACATCGGCCCCAGTGACTACGTGCCGTGGCTCGCCGACCGGAAGTGGGCCCACATCCGCCTGGAGGGCCGCGGGTTCGGCGAACAACCCATCAACCTCGAGCTCAAGCTCGAAGTGTGGGACTCGCCCAACTCCGCCGGTGTGGTCATCGACGCCATCCGCTGCTGCAAGATCGCGATGGACCGGGGGCTCAAGGGCGCCCTCCTCGCCCCCTCCGCCTACCTGATGAAGTCGCCCCCCGAGCAGTGGTCGGACGACGAGGCGCGCACGCGCCTCGAGCGCTTCATCGCCGCCGCCGAATAG
- a CDS encoding lysylphosphatidylglycerol synthase transmembrane domain-containing protein, with translation MGVVAYLVYRVGPSTILDAITTLSWRILIVLCFPYALTSTLDTAAWRFAFPDRVPPFPKLWTARLAGEAVNYTTPTASVGGEPVKAYLLRYWVSPVEGLTSVIVDKTAIVLGQGLFGLLGLALACTVVPVYGPIITAMTVLLIVQALAMTGFVAVQLMGAAGRGGRLLARFGMGPSRSRQERLEGLDRTLAMYYREQRRRLAAGVFVHFLAWTLGSLEIFLVLNFLGLPVPLLTAMVLEACAAAVKFASFMIPGSIGALEGSNVAIFAAFGYGGAIGLTYTLVRRLRELTWASAGMIALAALSGRPAPVELDEADGPPPRPAAMC, from the coding sequence TTGGGCGTGGTCGCGTACCTCGTCTACCGGGTGGGGCCATCCACCATCCTCGACGCGATCACCACGCTGTCGTGGCGGATTCTCATCGTGCTGTGCTTCCCCTACGCGCTGACGAGCACGCTCGACACCGCGGCGTGGCGCTTCGCCTTTCCCGATCGCGTGCCCCCGTTTCCGAAGCTGTGGACGGCGCGCCTCGCCGGCGAGGCGGTCAACTACACCACGCCAACCGCCTCGGTGGGCGGCGAGCCCGTGAAAGCGTACCTCCTGCGCTACTGGGTGTCCCCGGTCGAGGGGCTCACCTCGGTGATCGTGGACAAGACGGCGATCGTGCTGGGCCAGGGGCTGTTCGGCCTGCTCGGGCTCGCGCTCGCGTGCACGGTCGTCCCCGTCTACGGACCGATCATCACCGCGATGACCGTGCTGCTGATCGTCCAGGCCCTGGCGATGACGGGCTTCGTCGCGGTGCAGCTCATGGGCGCGGCGGGGCGCGGCGGACGGCTCCTCGCCCGCTTCGGCATGGGGCCGAGTCGGAGCCGGCAGGAGCGCCTCGAGGGGCTCGACCGGACCCTCGCGATGTACTACCGGGAGCAGCGGCGCCGGCTGGCGGCCGGCGTGTTCGTGCACTTCCTGGCGTGGACGCTCGGCAGCCTCGAGATCTTCCTCGTCCTCAACTTCCTGGGGCTGCCTGTGCCGCTCCTCACCGCGATGGTGCTGGAGGCGTGCGCCGCCGCGGTGAAGTTCGCGAGCTTCATGATCCCGGGCTCAATCGGCGCCCTCGAGGGCAGCAACGTGGCCATCTTCGCCGCCTTCGGCTACGGTGGGGCGATCGGCCTCACCTACACGCTGGTGCGCCGGCTGCGCGAGCTCACGTGGGCCTCCGCGGGCATGATCGCGCTCGCCGCCCTCAGCGGGCGGCCCGCTCCCGTCGAGCTCGACGAGGCGGACGGCCCGCCCCCCCGGCCCGCGGCGATGTGCTAG
- a CDS encoding CDP-alcohol phosphatidyltransferase family protein, which yields MAGALLYVPDAESAALAGTVVAGRPLALRAAVAAVRAGATVVGIPAGLRTENLERLIGRTRDLRGRVRWLEGAGAALEIAERGALFLPASTLLDARTLGPLLADPPEAAGAVLTEAGAPVLLLTAEAARRFAGAVAAGAPLGAELGRHVAATRPKPLSAAGLCFAVGDTGDLAEAEQRLYAGLGTDNDTGVDQYLHRRSSRRITRMLVRTPATPNQVSGLSLVIGLGAVWCFWHGTAASAAVGVLAYAVACIVDHSDGELARLTFQESRFGAHLDWAIDTVIHSGLVLAMAVAAGPGWVDAAIGAVGASGVALSALFARYLPREIAVGETVGGALKNMGNRDLFYALLIVFVLLRAALPAALPILALVVAMGSQSYWLACVGRIRRGRPSAR from the coding sequence GTGGCGGGCGCCCTCCTGTACGTCCCCGATGCGGAGAGCGCCGCGCTGGCGGGCACGGTGGTGGCGGGCCGTCCGCTCGCCCTCCGCGCCGCCGTCGCCGCGGTCCGCGCCGGCGCCACCGTCGTGGGAATTCCCGCCGGCCTCCGCACCGAGAATCTCGAGCGCCTGATCGGGCGCACCCGCGACCTGCGCGGCCGCGTGCGCTGGCTCGAGGGCGCGGGCGCCGCGCTGGAGATCGCGGAGCGCGGCGCCCTCTTCCTACCCGCCTCCACCCTGCTCGACGCGCGCACCCTGGGCCCGCTCCTCGCCGACCCTCCGGAGGCAGCGGGCGCGGTGCTCACCGAGGCAGGCGCGCCCGTCCTTCTCCTGACCGCGGAGGCCGCCCGTCGCTTTGCCGGCGCAGTGGCCGCGGGCGCCCCCCTCGGCGCCGAGCTCGGGCGCCACGTCGCGGCCACGCGTCCGAAACCCCTGTCGGCGGCCGGCCTCTGCTTCGCCGTCGGCGACACGGGCGACCTCGCGGAGGCCGAGCAACGCCTCTACGCGGGGCTGGGCACGGACAACGACACCGGGGTGGACCAGTACCTCCATCGCCGCAGCTCGCGCCGGATCACGCGCATGCTCGTGCGCACGCCCGCCACGCCGAATCAGGTCAGCGGCCTGAGCCTCGTCATCGGGCTGGGCGCGGTGTGGTGCTTCTGGCACGGCACCGCGGCTTCCGCCGCGGTGGGTGTGCTCGCCTACGCCGTGGCATGCATCGTGGATCACTCCGACGGCGAGCTGGCCCGGCTCACCTTCCAGGAGTCGCGCTTCGGCGCGCATCTGGACTGGGCCATCGACACCGTGATCCACTCCGGCCTCGTGCTCGCGATGGCCGTCGCGGCCGGCCCCGGATGGGTGGACGCGGCGATCGGCGCGGTGGGGGCCTCGGGGGTGGCGCTCAGCGCGCTCTTCGCCCGCTACCTCCCCCGCGAGATCGCGGTGGGCGAGACGGTCGGCGGCGCCCTCAAGAACATGGGCAACCGTGACCTCTTCTACGCGCTGCTGATCGTGTTCGTGCTCCTGCGCGCGGCGCTGCCGGCCGCTCTGCCGATCCTCGCCCTCGTGGTCGCGATGGGTTCGCAGTCGTACTGGCTGGCGTGCGTGGGCCGCATTCGCCGCGGCCGCCCCTCCGCGCGCTAG